TGCAGGGACATCAAGTTGGGGAACATGTGTTGAAAGTTGCTCATGATGACAGTTTGGAAGAGGAAGAGGAGGAAGAGCCATCTCTAGAGGTAGAAGAGGAAGAGGACGTGGAAGACAATCCCTAAACAAAGCAATTATTGAATGCTTCAAGTGTCATAAACTTGGACATTTTTTATATGAATGTCCACAATGGGAGAAAAAGGCAAACTATGTAGAaatggaagaagaagaaaaacttTTGTTGATGTCACACATGGATATGCACTACAAGAAAATGCTGAATACACAAGACTTggaaaagacaacagttttacaAAAAAACCATTGTCCTTTTAaattttaacaacggttttctaaaaaaACGTTGTCTTTTAGCCTTGTCTATTAGCatgtttttttggacaaacgaTAACGattttagaaaaccgttgtcgattagcATGTTTTTTTGGAGAAACGACAATGGTTTTAGCGAACCATTGTTAATTATTGATGGATTTGGagaattagcgacggtttttgtgtaaGAATGCAAGTTAATGGTGTTACTCAAGTAATTTCAGATTTCTACTTTGTTCCTGAGCTTAAGAATAATATGCTTAGCTTAGGACGACTTCAAGAAAAAGGGTTGGCAATTTTAATTCAGAATGGAACATGTAAAATATTTCAGTCTAGGAAGGGTTTAATTATGCAAACTAGTATGAGTAGAAATATAAAGTTTTATATGTTAGCCAATGCAGCTCCAAAAGAGATCATGTGCCTACAAATAAAGCTAGAGATAGAAAAGGAAGTTCGCTTGTGGTACTGCCGATTTGGGCACCTTAATCACAAGGGACTCAATACATTGTCACAAAAACACTTGGTAGATGGTTTACCAAATCTGAAGTTCCCAAAGAAGACTTATACTATTTGCTTGATTGGAAAACATCACAGAAGATCATTCCCAAAGAAAAGCATGTGGAGAGCCTCAAAGAAACTACAACTCGTGCATGCTGACATATGTAGTCTTCTCAAGACTTCCTAAAACAGAACAAGAGGTATATCTtaagctttaaaaaaaaattctcatgTAAAGCTTGGGTTTATTTCTTACATGAGAAATCTGAAGCATTTCAAAACTTCAAGAACTACAAAATTATTGTTAAAAAAGAAGTTGGTGGACACATTGCTTGCTTAAGAACAGATAGAGATGGTGAATTCACTTCACATGAGTTTGAAGAATTTTGCAAAACTCAAGGCATTAGAAGGCAATTGACAGCGGCTTATACTCCTAAACAAAACGGAGTCGCTGAGAGAAAAAATAGGACGGTCATGAATGGTGTGAGAGTTGTATTGAACGAAAGGAAAGTTCCGAAGGTATTTTGGCCAGAAGCTGTGAAATGGTATGTGCATGTGCAGAATCGAAGTCCAACTTCAGCAATAGAAAATAAAACATCCCGAAGAAGCATGGAGCAATGTGAAGCCTACAATGGAATATTTCCGAGTTTTCGGGTGTGTGGCTCATGTTCATATACAGATCAAAAGAAGAACCAAGATTGAGGATAAGAGTAAGATGTGTGTTTTCTTAGGAATCAGTGATGAATCAAAAGCTTACAAATTATTTGATCATATTTCCAAGAAAATCATTGTAAGCAGAGATGTGGTGTTCGAAGAAGAGAGAAGCTGAATTTGGCAGAACCGatgaagaaaagaaagttgTCGTGTTAGTGTGTGAAGATGAAGAAGGAAATCTTGCAAAAGAAGAAGTTGAGCAAGAAGAAGAAGCTGagtaaaaagaaaatgaagatgttgATGGCAGCTCAAGTGGAATCAGATCGCCTGAAAGTAAGGAAAGCAACAGTGAAAGTCCAGTTCAAGGGAGGACCACAAGAGCTAGAAGAGAACCAATATGGATGACAGATTATGTGACAATGGCTGATTTgtctgaagaagaagaaaatctCATGATGATGATGGCTGAAAGCGAAAATTATTCATTCTCCTTTGAAGAAGCACACAGAAGCATAAAGTGGCAAGAGGCAATGAAAGTTGAGATGAAGGCTATAGAGAAGAACAACACATGAGAGCTAACATATCTACTGAAAGGAGTCAATCCAATTGGAGTTAAGTGGGTTTTCAAAACCAAACTCCACGAAAGTGGAGAAGTCGAAATCACAAAGCAAGATTGGTGACAAAAGGATATGCACAACGATATGGAGTAGACTACAAAGAAGTTTTTGCACCAGTGGCTAGACTTGATACGGTACGTCTAATTCTTGCACTTGCAGCTCAATATGAATGGGAAATATTTCAACTtgatgtgaagagtgcatttcttCATGAAGAAGTTTTCATTGAACAACCAGAAGGGTTTATCAAAAAGGGAAAAGAAGACAAGGTTTATAGATTGAAGAAGGCATTGTATGGCCTTAAACAAGCGCCAATGGCTTGGTACAGAGAGATAGAAGTGTATTTTACGTGTGAAAGGTTTGAAAAATGTTCCAGTGAGCACACCTTATTTACCAAGAAAGAAGGTGGTAACATACTTATTGTTAATCTTTATGTAGACGATCTAATCTTTACTGGAGACAATAAAAGTATGTGTGATAAATTCAAAACAATGATGAGTGAATTTGATATGTCTGATTTGGGAAAGATGAAATACTTATTGGGAATTGAAGTTATGCAAAATGAAGCTGGAATATTTATCTGCCAAAGAAGATATGCTCGAGAAGTCCTTGAAAGATTCGACATGGGGAGCAGCAACTTCCTGAAGAATCCTATTATTACCGGAACACGATTGTCAAAAGATGAAACATGAGATGGAGTAGATGTCACTATGTCTAAACAAGCAGTTGGAAGCCTCATGTACCTCACAGCTACTCAACCAGATCTGATGTACGGAGTAAGCTTGATTAGTAGGTTCATGGCAAATCCAAAATCATCTCATTGGCTTGTAGCAAAAAAGATTTTAAGGTATCTAAAAGGAACCACTGATTTTGGCATACTCTACAAAAGAGGCAGTAGAAATGCAGGTCTCTTATCTTATACGAATATCAACTATGCTGGAGATTTGGATTATCGGAAGAGCACTTCAAGTTTTGCTTTCATTATGGGATCAGGAGCAATTTCATGGGCTTCAAAAAAGCAGCGAGTAGTGAGACTATCAACTacagaagctgaatacattgttgctgCACTTTGTGCTTGTCAATGTATTTGGCTTAGGAGAATCTTGGAGCAACTTGGAGccgaaaaaaagaagaagcacAAAAATTCACTGTGACAACAACCCTACAATTCAGTTGTCCAAAAATTCTGTTTTACATGGATGAAGCAAGCACATTgaagtaatattttattttctcagGGACTTGGTAAATGATGGAGCTGTGAAACTGAGTTTTTATAGCTCTGAAGAGCAGATTGCTGACATAATGACAAAGCCTCTCAGTTTGGAGAAATTTGTGAAGCTTCGTAGGATGCTTGGAGTAATTGATGCAGCTGAAGTTTAAGCTCAATGCAGATGCATTAGCTTAAAGGAGGGAATGATTGTCAAAATTAGTTATTTGTTATTCACGTTCTTAATAAGCCTATTCTTATGGATATCCTATTCTTTCGGGTTAGTTGCTTTTGAATTTCTATGTAAATTGCTGTgaaatgtgttttttttttcttttctgttTCTGTACGTATAAATGACTAGAAATGTTTGATGTtcgttttaaaaaataatactctattctcctccatttcacgtgttattttgttttattatCTATAGGTTCAGCTACAATCCTGTCCTCGTCGAGCAACTCCCTACTGCTCTCGCCGAGGACAACCATGCTCTCCATTTTTCCACCTTTTTTTGTACGAAAGTTTCACGGGAAGTGAAGGAGAAAAATGTGATGTGCTGGTTTTTGGTATCGAGAGTGAAACCTCCCCCGGAAGATGGTGCCGGTGGCTTATATATGCGTGGGACAGCATTAACGACACGTGGCGACATTTTGAAGCAGCGTTGGAGAGCTTAATCGTTGCATTGAGGAAGCAGCGTTGTTTTTTAGCTGCACTAATTTACGTGCACGCAAgcaattatatatttttcttattattaaataaatttattttaaaatattttttttgttttttaaaatattttgatatgtaATTCAGAACTACTGAGAAAATTATTCTAGCATTTTTTAAGCAACAAACATCTTCTAAATTCTCACGGTTTCAACATTATTTTTTTCGTCTAATATACGTGTAAGGtacttattatatttttttaacattgaaattattttgttttgtaatattTCTTATAAcaattttcatttatttcagGTTTTAATATTGTTCATTAATTTTATCACAAATTTCATACCAATTTGAAAAGATAATTTCAGTAATTAATTTTTCGTAAATGTATTATTTGTAATTATGGTATAACAATAGTAATTGTTATATAAATAATAGTTGTAcgtattaatataattttaatgttGTTGGCATGCATTAtactaataattataattttgttaaatattatatatttaataataatcatgatATAacaataatagtaataataattaGACAACTAATAATAAACAAAAGtttgtgatttttaaaatgtttttcaatattattatttaaatataaaaaattgtatttaataTGACATATGAGTTAATATTAGCATAATTAATACATatgaaaaattgaaatatttaatCACTTTTGTAAAAAAGAATCTATAAATAAGACAACTAATAATAAGTACGTTACACGTGTATTAGAATAACAAActaagaaagaaaaagaaattttGAAACAATGAGAATTTATAAGATGCTTGTTGCTTAAAGAAatgctaaaataattttttccgtAGTTCTGAATTacatatcaaaatatttaaaaaaaaaacaaaacaaatattttaaaataaaattattttaataataagaa
This is a stretch of genomic DNA from Primulina eburnea isolate SZY01 chromosome 11, ASM2296580v1, whole genome shotgun sequence. It encodes these proteins:
- the LOC140804576 gene encoding secreted RxLR effector protein 161-like yields the protein MSKQAVGSLMYLTATQPDLMYGVSLISRFMANPKSSHWLVAKKILRYLKGTTDFGILYKRGSRNAGLLSYTNINYAGDLDYRKSTSSFAFIMGSGAISWASKKQRVVRLSTTEAEYIVAALCACQCIWLRRILEQLGAEKKKKHKNSLDLVNDGAVKLSFYSSEEQIADIMTKPLSLEKFVKLRRMLGVIDAAEV